One Erpetoichthys calabaricus chromosome 9, fErpCal1.3, whole genome shotgun sequence genomic region harbors:
- the fbxl9 gene encoding F-box/LRR-repeat protein 14 isoform X2 has translation METPDLPIEVITHILSYLQMSDRKEASLVCKKWYFASQDYQFQKKVTYKFPASSTLLDVISGLGRRPCYGIDISHLDGSSLSKAVLKQVAVCLGSQLESLSLRDSTITEFSFLAVLPHFSVLRSLDLSGSDSLFMSGTLLSKLENKHAVMSVLVNLQELNLSNLRYLSDLTFNRITECTPKLRKLCLAGCHITFEFNPYRGSESSCNSTAILSLKNIQIFLVKQASTIKELNLGWTGITPEALKSLVQVEGLCLDEIILQGCKDLTDQAIVNLCKLQPQLKSLDLSVCTELSSKSVLNISATLKYLQSLKLQKNWRITDNGLADLVQRKSFHTLDVSECNHITGSELVKGLSSPECGAKLISLNFSCCAMIKDITLFSLVQLVGPTLRVLDLTSCLYLTDLSVRAIASYLPGLAVLRMGWCKELTDWGLLGMVEPTEECDPDKEKNDGSPKFSRNFGNMGFFTPPKLIFDEKPRLVTENDLEMFKEQEGASLLALRGLQELDLTACAKLTNTSITKPLLMA, from the exons ATGGAGACTCCTGACTTACCAATAGAG GTTATAACACACATTCTCAGTTACCTTCAAATGTCTGATAGAAAGGAGGCATCACTAGTCTGCAAGAAATGGTACTTTGCTTCTCAGGACTACCAGTTTCAG AAAAAAGTTACTTACAAGTTTCCTGCCTCTTCTACCCTTTTGGATGTAATCAGTGGCCTGGGAAGACGTCCCTGTTATGGGATTGATATTAGTCACCTTGATGGCTCCTCTCTTTCCAAAGCTGTTCTTAAGCAAGTGGCAGTTTGTCTTGGATCTCAACTTGAAAGCTTGTCTCTGAGGGACAGCACAATCACTGAGTTCTCCTTCTTAGCAGTGCTTCCTCATTTTTCTGTCCTTCGCAGCTTGGACCTCAGTGGCTCAGACAGCCTTTTTATGTCAGGCACATTGTTGTCAAAGCTGGAAAACAAGcacgctgtcatgtctgttttGGTTAACCTACAGGAGCTGAACTTATCAAATTTGCGATACCTTTCTGATCTAACTTTTAACCGGATCACAGAATGCACCCCCAAGCTAAGGAAACTTTGTCTAGCTGGCTGCCACATTACTTTTGAGTTCAACCCTTATCGTGGATCTGAGTCTAGCTGTAACTCTACCGCTATACTGTCTTtgaagaacatccaaatatttCTTGTGAAACAAGCTTCCACCATTAAAGAGCTCAATCTAGGCTGGACTGGTATCACACCTGAAGCTCTAAAATCTCTGGTGCAGGTGGAGGGCTTATGTCTAGATGAGATCATCCTTCAAGGCTGTAAGGATCTTACAGATCAGGCAATTGTTAATCTTTGTAAACTCCAGCCTCAACTTAAAAGTTTGGATCTCAGCGTCTGTACAGAACTGTCTAGTAAAAGTGTTCTAAACATATCTGCCACACTAAAGTATCTTCAATCTCTAAAGCTTCAAAAGAATTGGAGAATTACAGACAATGGACTTGCTGATCTTGTCCAGAGAAAGAGTTTTCACACTTTAGATGTATCAGAATGTAACCATATCACTGGTAGTGAGTTGGTGAAAGGCCTGTCATCTCCAGAATGTGGTGCTAAACTCATTTCCCTTAATTTCAGTTGCTGTGCTATGATCAAG GATATCACACTGTTCTCATTGGTCCAGCTGGTTGGCCCAACACTAAGGGTTCTAGACCTTACTTCTTGTTTATACTTGACGGATCTGAGTGTTCGTGCCATCGCCAGTTACTTGCCAGGCTTAGCTGTTCTGCGCATGGGATGGTGTAAAGAACTAACTGATTGGGGTCTTTTAGGAATGGTGGAGCCCACTGAGGAATGTGACCCAGACAAAGAAAAG AACGACGGAAGTCCAAAATTTAGCCGTAATTTTGGTAACATGGGTTTCTTCACTCCTCCTAAACTCATATTTGATGAAAAGCCTCGTTTGGTAACTGAAAATGACCTGGAGATGTTTAAAGAGCAGGAAGGCGCCTCCCTACTTGCCCTACGAGGCCTTCAAGAGCTTGATCTAACTGCTTGTGCCAAATTGACAAACACTAGCATCACAAAG CCGCTCTTGATGGCATGA